A single genomic interval of Danio aesculapii chromosome 5, fDanAes4.1, whole genome shotgun sequence harbors:
- the lrrc8ab gene encoding volume-regulated anion channel subunit LRRC8A yields the protein MIPITELRYFVDTQPTYRILKPWWDVFTDYLSVIMLMIAVFGGTLQVTQDKMICLPCKWVVNKTCRKYFNATFSVPLALEPQGIQYDLDRHQYNYVDAVCYENKLHWFAKYFPYLVLLHTLIFLACSNFWFKFPWTSSKLEHFVSILLKCFDSPWTTRALSETVVEESDPKCLVKMNGSFDKKASYVSEDVEASVPMLSTTRSRIEQGIVDHSETGVLDKKEGEQAKALFEKVKKFRIHVEEGDIVYRLYIRQTIIKVVKFILIICYTGYYVHNIQFNVDCNVDIESLTGYRMYNCAHPLATLFKILACFYISLVIVYGMICVYTLSWMLRRSLKKYSFESIREESSYSDIPDVKNDFAFMLHMIDQYDPLYSKRFAVFLSEVSENKLRQLNLNNEWTLEKLRQRITKNSQEKLELHLFMLSGIPDTVFDLVELEVLKLELIPDITIPPIIAQLTNLREMWLYHTPAKIEAPALAFLRENLKSLHIKFTDIKEIPLWIYSLKNLSELHLTGNLSADNNRYIVIDGLRELKRLKVLRLKSNLTKLPQVVTDVGMHLQKLSINNEGTKLMVLNSLKKMVNLSELELVRCDLERIPHSIFSLHNLQEIDLKDNNLKTIEEIISFQHLHRLVCLKLWYNQIAYIPIQIGTLINLERLYLNRNKIEKMPHQLFFCRKMRFLDLSHNNLTDIPSEIGTLQNLQYLAVTANRIESLPPELFQCKKLRTLNLGNNCLQSLPSRFGELTSLTQLELRGNRLECLPVELGECRLLKRSGLIVEDSIFNTLPPEVKEQLWRTDKEAS from the exons ATGATCCCCATAACTGAGCTACGCTACTTTGTGGACACACAACCTACATATCGCATCCTAAAGCCATGGTGGGACGTGTTCACCGACTATTTATCCGTCATAATGCTGATGATCGCAGTGTTCGGGGGAACTCTTCAGGTCACGCAGGACAAGATGATCTGTCTACCTTGCAAATGGGTAGTTAACAAGACCTGTAGGAAGTATTTCAATGCAACCTTTTCCGTGCCATTGGCTCTTGAGCCTCAAGGAATCCAGTATGACCTCGATCGCCATCAGTACAACTATGTCGACGCTGTGTGCTATGAAAACAAGCTTCACTGGTTTGCTAAGTATTTCCCCTATCTGGTGTTGCTGCATACACTCATCTTTCTGGCTTGCAGTAACTTCTGGTTCAAGTTCCCTTGGACGAGCTCTAAACTGGAGCATTTCGTGTCTATCCTACTCAAGTGTTTTGACTCGCCGTGGACCACAAGAGCTCTCTCTGAAACTGTAGTAGAGGAAAGCGACCCTAAATGTCTGGTGAAAATGAACGGTAGCTTTGATAAGAAGGCTTCGTACGTTAGCGAAGACGTCGAGGCCAGCGTTCCCATGCTGTCCACAACAAGATCTCGTATTGAACAAGGAATCGTGGACCACTCTGAAACTGGAGTCCTAGACAAAAAGGAAGGCGAACAAGCAAAAGCGTTATTCGAGAAAGTGAAGAAATTTCGAATTCACGTTGAGGAAGGCGATATTGTCTACCGACTCTACATCCGACAGACCATCATCAAAGTTGTCAAGTTTATCCTCATTATCTGCTATACTGGCTACTATGTCCATAATATTCAGTTCAACGTAGACTGCAATGTGGACATCGAAAGTCTTACCGGTTATCGCATGTACAACTGCGCCCATCCCTTGGCCACTCTCTTCAAGATCCTAGCCTGCTTTTACATCAGCCTAGTGATTGTGTATGGCATGATCTGCGTGTACACCCTCAGCTGGATGCTCCGGCGCTCCCTCAAGAAGTACTCGTTCGAGTCGATTCGAGAAGAAAGCAGCTATAGTGACATCCCAGATGTGAAGAACGACTTTGCCTTCATGCTGCACATGATTGACCAATATGATCCACTTTATTCCAAACGGTTTGCCGTGTTCCTCTCAGAGGTGAGTGAGAACAAACTTCGCCAGCTGAATCTTAACAATGAATGGACTTTGGAAAAACTTCGGCAGAGGATCACCAAAAACTCCCAAGAGAAGCTGGAACTCCATTTGTTCATGCTGAGTGGGATTCCAGACACAGTTTTCGATTTGGTGGAGTTGGAAGTTCTGAAACTTGAGCTCATCCCTGACATTACCATTCCACCAATTATCGCCCAGCTTACAAACCTCAGAGAGATGTGGCTGTACCACACACCAGCCAAAATAGAGGCTCCAGCTTTGGCGTTTCTCAGAGAGAACCTGAAATCGCTGCACATCAAGTTTACCGACATAAAGGAGATCCCTTTATGGATCTACAGCTTGAAGAATTTAAGTGAGTTGCATCTCACTGGGAATCTAAGTGCTGATAACAATCGCTACATCGTCATTGATGGTCTACGAGAGCTGAAGCGGCTCAAGGTTTTGAGACTCAAAAGTAACCTTACAAAGCTGCCTCAGGTCGTCACAGATGTTGGCATGCATCTTCAGAAATTGTCCATCAACAATGAAGGCACCAAACTAATGGTGCTCAACAGCTTGAAGAAGATGGTGAACCTATCAGAGCTGGAGCTTGTGCGCTGCGATCTCGAGCGAATACCGCATTCAATCTTCAGCTTGCACAATTTACAGGAGATTGATCTGAAGGACAACAACCTGAAAACCATTGAGGAGATCATTAGTTTTCAGCATCTCCATCGACTTGTTTGTCTGAAGTTGTGGTATAACCAGATTGCATACATACCTATCCAAATAGGTACATTGATCAACTTGGAGCGCCTCTATTTGAACCGCAACAAGATCGAGAAGATGCCACATCAGCTGTTCTTCTGCCGGAAGATGAGGTTTCTTGATCTGAGCCATAATAATCTGACTGACATCCCGTCAGAAATAGGAACTCTGCAAAACCTGCAATACCTTGCTGTAACTGCCAACAGA ATTGAGTCTCTCCCCCCAGAGCTGTTTCAGTGTAAGAAGCTGCGCACGCTGAACCTGGGAAACAACTGTCTGCAGTCTCTGCCCTCTCGTTTCGGGGAGCTCACCAGCCTGACACAGCTGGAGCTCAGGGGCAACCGGCTGGAGTGCCTTCCTGTGGAACTGGGCGAGTGCCGACTGCTAAAGAGGAGCGGACTCATTGTGGAGGACAGCATCTTCAACACTTTACCTCCAGAGGTCAAGGAGCAGCTTTGGAGGACTGACAAAGAGGCTTCCTGA